The nucleotide sequence GGGTTTACGTTTTCTCAAACCCAGCCGGCCGGTTCCTTGTTGGCGGGGCGTCATTCGTCACGGATTCGTGGACGCGGTTTGGCGTTCGAAGAACTGCGGCACTATCAACAAGGCGACGACATTCGGCTGATCGATTGGAAAGCGACCGCTCGGATGCGTTCGGCCCAGGTCCGTGTGTACACCGAGGAACGCGAACGACCGACGTTGGTGTTGGTGGACCAGCGGCGACCGATGTTCTTTGGAAGCCGGCGAACGGTAAAATCCGTTGTGGCCGCGGAGATGGCCGCGTTGGCGTCGTGGAAGACGCTTGACAGTGGCGATCGCGTCGGTGGTTTGGTGTTCAACGAAGACCAGATCGTCGAAGTGCGTCCGCACCGCAGCGAATCGCGTTTGTTCCAGCTGTTCGGGCAAGTCGTTTCGATGAACCAGAGGCTTGCCGACGATGGCGATGAAATGCCGAGTGCTGCGGATCAGGTTTCCATCAATGATGTGCTGCGAAAGGCGTGTCAGTTGGCCAAG is from Crateriforma conspicua and encodes:
- a CDS encoding DUF58 domain-containing protein, which gives rise to MNDARTTVSLDELMQLKADARGFTFSQTQPAGSLLAGRHSSRIRGRGLAFEELRHYQQGDDIRLIDWKATARMRSAQVRVYTEERERPTLVLVDQRRPMFFGSRRTVKSVVAAEMAALASWKTLDSGDRVGGLVFNEDQIVEVRPHRSESRLFQLFGQVVSMNQRLADDGDEMPSAADQVSINDVLRKACQLAKHDHLVFLISDLDGADDQTRRLATELASHNDVIVIAVYDPLGIRLTGAPGMLASDRGTVWQIPEGQRFHDDFREAFQRLLDHWRDVFRSLRIPIVPICTADDVAGQVRAMFGSRGY